From a region of the Haloferax volcanii DS2 genome:
- a CDS encoding N-acyl homoserine lactonase family protein, which translates to MGDISVHLVDRGRVHADTGYVLDGYSMGSASNPNPDHEMSEFVVWNAVVDGPDRTVLWDTGSNPAAADGYWPDPLYEAFSHVDAADHTLEDDLGAVGYDPADIDAVVMSHLHLDHAGGLVEFAGTDVPIYVHEEELKFAYYSAKTTEGSIAYLASDFDHDLNWHVVHGDEHTLFDGFRLVHLPGHTPGVLGAHIETPDGDVLVAGDECYVEGNYTDEVPLGPGLLWSERDWFESLQTVKELERRTGGDVLFGHDLARFESFGDGWNV; encoded by the coding sequence ATGGGTGACATCAGCGTCCACCTGGTCGACCGCGGCCGCGTCCACGCCGACACCGGCTACGTCCTCGACGGCTACTCCATGGGGAGCGCGTCGAATCCGAACCCCGACCACGAGATGAGCGAGTTCGTCGTCTGGAACGCCGTCGTCGACGGCCCCGACCGGACGGTGCTGTGGGACACCGGATCGAATCCGGCCGCCGCCGACGGCTACTGGCCCGACCCGTTGTACGAGGCGTTTTCGCACGTCGACGCCGCGGACCACACGCTCGAAGACGACCTCGGCGCGGTCGGCTACGACCCCGCCGACATCGACGCGGTGGTGATGAGCCACCTGCACCTCGACCACGCGGGCGGCCTCGTCGAGTTCGCGGGCACAGACGTGCCGATATACGTCCACGAGGAGGAACTGAAGTTCGCCTACTACTCGGCGAAGACGACAGAGGGCTCCATCGCGTACCTCGCCTCGGACTTCGACCACGACCTGAACTGGCACGTCGTCCACGGCGACGAACACACGCTGTTCGACGGCTTCCGACTCGTTCACCTGCCGGGTCACACTCCCGGCGTGCTGGGCGCACACATCGAAACCCCCGACGGCGACGTGCTCGTCGCGGGCGACGAGTGTTACGTCGAGGGCAACTACACGGACGAAGTGCCGCTCGGCCCCGGCCTGCTGTGGAGCGAGCGCGACTGGTTCGAGAGCCTCCAGACGGTGAAGGAACTCGAACGCCGGACCGGCGGCGACGTGCTGTTCGGCCACGACCTCGCCCGTTTCGAGTCGTTTGGCGACGGCTGGAACGTCTGA
- a CDS encoding AIM24 family protein: MDLDEFVSAHAPSEGGDSFELENSKLLDVALDGNVMAKAGSMVGYTGDISFERKSAGGLKGMLKQKATGEGDVMMQATGTGHLYLADQGKEVQILELDAGEELSVNGNDVLAFESSVNWDIKMLTSVAGTSSGGLFNVFLEGPGHVAITTHGEPIVVPTPVKTDPNATVAWSGNVSPSSNRDIDIKGLLGRSSGESYQLEFAGEGGFVIVQPFEEVAPGQ, translated from the coding sequence ATGGATTTAGACGAATTCGTCAGCGCGCACGCACCGTCCGAAGGCGGCGACTCCTTCGAACTCGAAAACTCGAAGCTCCTCGACGTGGCCCTCGACGGGAACGTCATGGCGAAAGCCGGGTCGATGGTCGGCTACACCGGCGACATCTCCTTCGAGCGGAAGTCCGCCGGCGGCCTGAAAGGGATGCTCAAGCAGAAGGCCACCGGCGAGGGCGACGTCATGATGCAGGCGACCGGCACCGGCCACCTCTACCTCGCGGACCAGGGCAAGGAGGTTCAGATTCTCGAACTCGACGCGGGCGAGGAACTGAGCGTCAACGGCAACGACGTGCTCGCGTTCGAGTCGAGCGTGAACTGGGACATCAAGATGCTGACGAGCGTCGCCGGCACCTCCTCGGGCGGCCTGTTCAACGTCTTCCTCGAAGGCCCCGGCCACGTCGCCATCACGACCCACGGCGAGCCAATCGTCGTCCCGACGCCGGTCAAGACCGATCCCAACGCGACCGTCGCGTGGAGCGGAAACGTCTCACCGTCGTCGAACCGCGACATCGACATCAAGGGGCTGCTCGGCCGCTCGTCGGGCGAGTCCTACCAGCTCGAATTCGCGGGGGAGGGCGGCTTCGTCATCGTCCAACCGTTCGAGGAAGTCGCCCCCGGTCAGTAG
- a CDS encoding glutamate-5-semialdehyde dehydrogenase, which produces MTERDTTAQVERAQSAALRLANVDAADRDAALGAIADAIRDNSEAILAANREDVEEAEAMLVAGEYTQALVDRLKLDEAKLDDIAGMVESVAEQDDPLGETLEARELDEDLELYKLSVPIGVVATIFESRPDALVQIAALALKSGNAVILKGGSEASESNRVLYETILSATEELPDGWATLIEAHEEVDRLLELDDMVDLVMPRGSSEFVSYIQDNTQIPVLGHTEGICHVYVDEAADLDMAADIALDAKVQYPAVCNAVETLLVDESVAADFLPTVVERYRDEGVVLRGDEATREHVDIDPATDDDWDTEYGDLELSVKVVSDLYDAVDHINAHGSKHTESIVTDDAERAETFMTGVDAASVFHNASTRFADGYRYGLGAEVGISTGKIHARGPVGLEGLTTYKYYLEGDGQLVATYAGEDAVPFTHEALDADWTPGHRSRRD; this is translated from the coding sequence ATGACTGAGCGAGACACGACCGCGCAGGTCGAACGGGCACAGTCGGCGGCGCTCCGCCTCGCCAACGTCGACGCGGCCGACCGCGACGCCGCGCTCGGAGCCATCGCGGACGCCATCCGCGACAACAGCGAGGCGATTCTCGCGGCCAACCGCGAGGACGTCGAGGAGGCCGAGGCGATGCTCGTCGCCGGCGAGTACACGCAGGCGCTCGTGGACCGCCTCAAACTCGACGAGGCGAAGCTGGACGACATCGCCGGGATGGTCGAGTCCGTCGCCGAGCAGGACGACCCGCTCGGCGAGACGCTGGAAGCGCGCGAACTGGACGAGGACCTCGAACTGTACAAACTCTCGGTCCCCATCGGCGTCGTGGCGACCATCTTCGAGTCGCGGCCCGACGCGCTGGTCCAAATCGCCGCGCTGGCGCTGAAGTCCGGCAACGCCGTCATCCTCAAGGGCGGCAGCGAGGCCAGCGAGTCGAACCGCGTGCTGTACGAGACGATTCTGTCCGCCACCGAGGAGCTGCCCGACGGCTGGGCGACGCTCATCGAAGCCCACGAGGAGGTCGACCGCCTGCTCGAACTCGACGACATGGTCGACCTCGTGATGCCCCGCGGCTCCTCGGAGTTCGTCAGCTACATCCAGGACAACACCCAGATTCCCGTCCTCGGCCACACCGAGGGTATCTGTCACGTCTACGTCGACGAGGCGGCCGACCTCGACATGGCCGCGGACATCGCGCTCGACGCGAAGGTGCAGTACCCCGCGGTCTGCAACGCCGTCGAGACGCTCCTCGTCGACGAGTCGGTCGCCGCCGACTTCCTGCCGACGGTCGTCGAGCGCTACCGCGACGAGGGCGTCGTCCTCCGCGGCGACGAGGCGACCCGCGAACACGTCGATATCGACCCCGCGACCGACGACGACTGGGACACCGAGTACGGCGACCTCGAACTCTCCGTCAAGGTCGTCTCGGACCTGTACGACGCGGTCGACCACATCAACGCCCACGGCTCGAAACACACCGAGTCCATCGTCACCGACGACGCCGAGCGTGCGGAGACGTTCATGACCGGCGTCGACGCCGCCAGCGTCTTCCACAACGCCTCGACCCGCTTCGCCGACGGCTACCGCTACGGCCTCGGTGCCGAGGTGGGCATCTCGACGGGCAAGATTCACGCCCGCGGCCCGGTCGGTCTCGAAGGGCTGACGACCTACAAGTACTACCTCGAAGGCGACGGCCAGTTGGTCGCCACCTACGCCGGCGAGGACGCCGTCCCCTTCACCCACGAGGCGCTCGACGCCGACTGGACCCCCGGCCACCGAAGTCGTCGGGACTGA
- the proB gene encoding glutamate 5-kinase: MSELSETAEASEASEASEASESTAAVDPDAVAAARDAAAEADRVIVKAGTNSLTDEDSNLDDDKLDKLVDDIESLLSRGKEVLLVSSGAVGAGIGRLDHPTADRDTLEASQALSTVGQSLLMHRYTESFERYDRKVAQILITQHDLENPERFTNFRNTVETLLEWGVVPIINENDAVATEELQIGDNDMISSDIAVGIGVDLLVTLTDVGGVYTGNPKEDSDAERIEVVGDNYSDVEDIVTASSTGGFGGIQTKVRGARDAAEYGIPAVIARSTEPDVLAKIAERESVGTMFLPLDGELDD; the protein is encoded by the coding sequence ATGAGTGAACTGAGCGAGACGGCGGAGGCGTCCGAGGCGTCCGAGGCGTCCGAGGCGTCCGAGTCGACTGCGGCCGTCGACCCCGATGCGGTCGCCGCCGCCCGCGACGCCGCCGCCGAGGCGGACCGCGTCATCGTCAAGGCCGGCACCAACTCGCTGACCGACGAAGACTCCAACCTCGACGACGACAAACTCGACAAGCTCGTCGACGACATCGAGTCGCTGCTCTCGCGCGGCAAGGAGGTGCTGCTCGTCTCCTCGGGCGCGGTCGGGGCCGGCATCGGACGGCTCGACCACCCCACGGCGGACCGCGACACTCTCGAAGCGTCGCAGGCGCTGTCGACGGTCGGCCAGAGCCTGCTCATGCACCGCTACACCGAGAGCTTCGAGCGCTACGACCGGAAGGTCGCCCAGATACTCATCACCCAGCACGACCTGGAGAACCCCGAGCGCTTCACCAACTTCCGGAACACGGTCGAGACGCTGCTGGAGTGGGGCGTCGTGCCCATCATCAACGAGAACGACGCGGTCGCCACCGAAGAGCTCCAAATCGGAGACAACGACATGATTTCGTCGGACATCGCGGTCGGTATCGGCGTCGACCTGCTCGTGACGCTCACCGACGTGGGCGGCGTCTACACAGGAAATCCGAAGGAGGACTCCGACGCCGAGCGCATCGAAGTCGTCGGCGACAATTACAGCGACGTGGAGGACATCGTCACCGCGAGCTCGACCGGCGGCTTCGGCGGCATCCAGACGAAGGTCCGCGGCGCGCGCGACGCCGCCGAGTACGGCATCCCCGCCGTCATCGCGCGGTCGACCGAGCCCGACGTGCTGGCGAAGATAGCCGAGCGCGAATCGGTGGGAACAATGTTCCTCCCCCTCGATGGTGAACTCGATGACTGA